The genomic window ATCGGACAACGCGGTCATTGTCCACTTTAGACGAGAGCGGTACGGCAAAAGCAACGGAAAAAAGCGTTGCCAGCCCAAGCCAGGTAGACCGTGAACAGCTGATGAAGGATCTGCGCAATAATAAGGAGCTGTTCTTGAAGACGAGCTATGGCCATAGCCCGCAAAAGCTGCTCCTGACGGCGCAAATGCTCGAAGAAGACCTTAAGAAACCCGACAAAGATATCACCGCGCTGCGTCTATTGACCAAGTACATTGAAAGCGACTATAAACGCGTCAAAGATAACGTCTCCCCTTCACCCACGCTTGCTCAGGCACGCAAGGCCGCAAGCGGTGCGTTGTCCCGTCTCGGCAGCTATCTGGCCGCTGAAGTCCCGCGCACGGCGGGGCAAGACCCCGCGATGATGACGCTGACCGAAACCTGGTTAACCGCGCTGGCTGAAAAAATGCGGCAGCAACCGAAAGCGAACCACCTTAAGAAGAACTCGCCCGCCTTGGTCAAATTAATTCGCTTTCTTCTGTTAGATCCGTCCCGGCGCATCGGTGATTACACCTGTTATTGCTGTTTTAGCTTGCTCTGCGACCTGATTTCTTACGTCCCAAACCCTAGCCGCGACAGCCGCTTTTTGTCTCGGAAGCAAACACAGCTGCAAGCCATGATAAGCCAGTCCATTACACAATCGTTGGCGCTTGCCTCGGCATCACCGCAGAATACATACGCGCTGGATCACCTGCGTCGTGCAGTGAATGCGTTTACCGCCATGACCGTCAGGGAGAAGTTTTACCATCCCAATGGCTACAGTGCGTTGCTGGCGCAGCACGACCAGATGCTGGCGGAATGGATGCGGCCCTATCAAAACTTGCCGGCGCACTGTTCGCTGCGTGAAGACATTCGCGGGGTGTTGCTGAAGTATGTGGAAGATACCGGGCGATATCCTGAAGACTATCCCGCTTACGCCTTTCACGGCTTGTTCAAACTCCTCAAAGAGAGCGACGTTCTTCCCTATGCCATCCCGCTCCCCTTAGGCGGTCGGATGTTATCACAGCACAAAATTGACCCGGCGGCGCAACAACGGATAACCGTAGGTATGCAAAGTCTTATCAATAAATTTTGCTCGCTTTTTGGCATGACGCCTGTCGCGGATGATATTTCCCGCCCGCTCGACATTATCGTCCTGTCGGATAGAGCGCACTATGAGCGCTACGGCCATTACCCTTTCCGTATTGATACCAATAACGGCGGTATCTATATCGAGGGCCAACCCCAGGATCCGCGTAACCAGCCGCGGGTATATGTTTATTGCCGGGACGGCGAAATCGAAAATTTCCTTCATGAAATCGTGCATTACCTCGATGGTAGATTTATATGTTACGGCAATAACACTTATCTGTCGCCTGAGCGCATCACTTTTTGGCAAGAAGGGTTGGCGGAATTTCTCAGCGGTAAAAATCGCGCGCTGGCCATGGCAACGCTGCAGCGAGCCCCTGTCTATATGCGCCCGAGTTTGGACGAAATCGTCGACATTGATATCTATTCGGCAAACGGGCATACGGATCGACTCTATGTCTGGCCCTACTTCGTTTTTGACTATTTAGACAGCGATCCTGAGCGGCGCACAATCTTGTTCGCAATGGCTAAAGCATTACGTCAACCAAACCACGGCGCCGAATTTGCCAGCGTGTTAGCCGATTTTGTCACGCGCCATGGCAGTCCGTTCAACGCGTGGTTGAACAAACAGGCTGAGGTGGCCAACGCTGGTTGACGGAGACTACGCCCAGGCGATAGTGAAGCACCACCTTGCCGTTGGCGTCGAACTGATACACCCGGTTCGCCCATAATTCGCTTATTGCCAGCTGTTTTTCCAGACTGACTAATTTGACGCTTGAATAGGCCTGTTTCGTGGTGGCCATAAATAGCCTATTCAGGGCAGGATTCAAATATAAGCGTGCCATGACGTCTGTAATATTTTTCTCGCTCAACCTTCAGTACGTAAAGTGCTATCCGGCTTTCGTTGAGGTAAAGCGCATACAGTATTTTCGCCTGCTGCGCCGAAGTCGTGTTTGGGCATGCATAGATAACCTGAGCGATAGTCTGAATAAACGCGGCATTATGGTCAATCATTATTTCCGGGTAACGGCTGAAGGTATCGAGCATCATCCGCAAAACGTCTTGTCGTTGCCGGCGCATAATCCTGTCGTAGGTGCCGATAAATTGCGAGCAAATCTCTTGTAACCAGTGGGCAATATCCGGTTCATCGTAATAGGGTGTACTGGACAAGATAGTCAACAGCGAGGGGGCAACCGACGTCAAAGAATTGCTGGTCTGCTGTAGAGAATCCATAATTTGCCGCAACAACGCAATCTTTAGCGATCGATACAGCGAGTTAAGACTGTCTATCTCCTGGAGAACACCGTGCCCAAGGCGATCGCCAGCACCTAAATAAATATCAATGGTGTACCGGCTCCAGCCGGCCGACAAATCCAACGTGATTTCCCTGTCAATGATGGCGCCTTTGAAATTAGTCTCGCTAATACTGTCAAGGCTTATCTTGGCACCGCTAAGATTAGCATTGTTAAGACAAGTATCGCGCAGATTGGCATGTCGGAGGCAGGCACCGCTCAGATCGACATTTCTCAGATGGGCGCCACTTAAATCCACATACCTCAATTTGGCGCCATTAAGGACAGCATGGTCCAGTTGCGCCTGAATCAAATTCGCATGGCGCAAGTCGGCTCTGTCCAAACAGGTATTATCCAATTGGGTAAAATACAGCGTGGCGTGGCGCAGATCGGCCCGCTTCATTTGACAATGGGCCAAATTCGCGGGGCTGAGGTCGCTTTGACTCAATCTCACCTCCATCATACTGACCCGTTTGAATGTGCTTCGACGTAGATTGGCGGCGGTGAGATTAAACCCGGCGGGTAAGTCCATCTGATTTATCACAATATGCGGTAATTCCAACCTTCCGATATGACGGTTGCTGACCGCCATCAATCTCAACAAAGCCAGGTATTTGCCCCGTTGCCATTTGTCTTTCTTCTCAGCGCTGATGTCATCAGGTATGACGTGGCTTAACATCATCCTGGCCGTCAGTTTCGCGGCAAAGGCCGGTGTTTGATCTGAACTCTCCGATGGGTGCGTCTCTGCCTTGAACATAGTCCCCTCCACGTTCGTGCTTTCCTGATTGACAGCTGGCCGTAGTCACCTGAATGTGTCGCGTCATCGGACGCCCAGCCCGCAATGGTACTCAAACCGTTACGCCCGCATGACATCACCGGGTCTCCAAGGCGCTATGCCGCAGCCCTCCTGCCGCGTCGGCTGAGATATCACGCCTGTCTCTACGCTGCCACCCCGGTGACAGGGTTACTAACATAGCGATTAATGGGAGTGGACAAAATATCCGTGCAGCTGCTGAAATTTTGCCTGTCGACGTTGGCATTATCGCGTACAATCCGTACCATACGCCGGTCATTGCGCGCAGATTGAGCATCTGGCGCGCGCAACGTTATGAGGAAGGCAAAGAACGCCGTGGTCATGCAAAAGCAGCAATACAACATTAACAAACTTCAAAAGCGCCTGCGGCGCCACGTCGGTCAGGCCATCGCCGATTACGCCATGATTGAGGAAGGCGATCGCATCATGGTCTGTCTCTCCGGCGGCAAGGACAGCTATACCCTGCTTGAAATTTTGCGCAATTTGCAGCAAAGCGCGCCGGTCAATTTCTCTCTGGTCGCCGTCAATCTGGACCAGAAACAGCCTGGCTTTCCGGCGCACGTATTGCCTGAATATCTCGCGGCGCAGGGGGTGGAATACCATATCGTCACCGAAGACACCTATCACATTGTCAAAGACAAAATCCCCGAAGGTAAAACTACCTGCTCGCTGTGCTCGCGCCTGCGGCGGGGGATTCTTTACCGCACGGCCACGGAACTGGGCGCCACGCGGATAGCGCTCGGCCACCATCAGGACGATATTTTGCAAACGCTGTTTCTGAATATGTTCTACGGCGGCAAGTTAAAAGGGATGCCGCCCAAGCTGATGAGCGATGACGGCAAGCACATAGTCATCCGGCCCCTGGCCTATTGTCGCGAAAAGGACATTGCCCGTTTCGCGCAGGCGCGGCAGTTTCCCATTATTCCGTGCAATCTATGCGGATCGCAACCCAATCTGCAGCGCCAGGTTATCGGCGATATGTTGCGTGACTGGGATAAACGCTACCCCGGCCGCAGCGAGACGCTGTTT from Sodalis glossinidius str. 'morsitans' includes these protein-coding regions:
- a CDS encoding collagenase → MSTLDESGTAKATEKSVASPSQVDREQLMKDLRNNKELFLKTSYGHSPQKLLLTAQMLEEDLKKPDKDITALRLLTKYIESDYKRVKDNVSPSPTLAQARKAASGALSRLGSYLAAEVPRTAGQDPAMMTLTETWLTALAEKMRQQPKANHLKKNSPALVKLIRFLLLDPSRRIGDYTCYCCFSLLCDLISYVPNPSRDSRFLSRKQTQLQAMISQSITQSLALASASPQNTYALDHLRRAVNAFTAMTVREKFYHPNGYSALLAQHDQMLAEWMRPYQNLPAHCSLREDIRGVLLKYVEDTGRYPEDYPAYAFHGLFKLLKESDVLPYAIPLPLGGRMLSQHKIDPAAQQRITVGMQSLINKFCSLFGMTPVADDISRPLDIIVLSDRAHYERYGHYPFRIDTNNGGIYIEGQPQDPRNQPRVYVYCRDGEIENFLHEIVHYLDGRFICYGNNTYLSPERITFWQEGLAEFLSGKNRALAMATLQRAPVYMRPSLDEIVDIDIYSANGHTDRLYVWPYFVFDYLDSDPERRTILFAMAKALRQPNHGAEFASVLADFVTRHGSPFNAWLNKQAEVANAG
- a CDS encoding pentapeptide repeat-containing protein gives rise to the protein MFKAETHPSESSDQTPAFAAKLTARMMLSHVIPDDISAEKKDKWQRGKYLALLRLMAVSNRHIGRLELPHIVINQMDLPAGFNLTAANLRRSTFKRVSMMEVRLSQSDLSPANLAHCQMKRADLRHATLYFTQLDNTCLDRADLRHANLIQAQLDHAVLNGAKLRYVDLSGAHLRNVDLSGACLRHANLRDTCLNNANLSGAKISLDSISETNFKGAIIDREITLDLSAGWSRYTIDIYLGAGDRLGHGVLQEIDSLNSLYRSLKIALLRQIMDSLQQTSNSLTSVAPSLLTILSSTPYYDEPDIAHWLQEICSQFIGTYDRIMRRQRQDVLRMMLDTFSRYPEIMIDHNAAFIQTIAQVIYACPNTTSAQQAKILYALYLNESRIALYVLKVEREKYYRRHGTLIFESCPE
- the ttcA gene encoding tRNA 2-thiocytidine(32) synthetase TtcA; this translates as MRKAKNAVVMQKQQYNINKLQKRLRRHVGQAIADYAMIEEGDRIMVCLSGGKDSYTLLEILRNLQQSAPVNFSLVAVNLDQKQPGFPAHVLPEYLAAQGVEYHIVTEDTYHIVKDKIPEGKTTCSLCSRLRRGILYRTATELGATRIALGHHQDDILQTLFLNMFYGGKLKGMPPKLMSDDGKHIVIRPLAYCREKDIARFAQARQFPIIPCNLCGSQPNLQRQVIGDMLRDWDKRYPGRSETLFRAMQNVVPSHLSDTHLFDFKGLMQGSAVVDGGDIAFDRESFPAQPAGWQDLMDDDLPVSSRNDNWTCSNCAEYAQSAPPTQQRKALTGPQARIAGAPVIPLATRHPPW